Proteins encoded in a region of the Anopheles ziemanni chromosome 2, idAnoZiCoDA_A2_x.2, whole genome shotgun sequence genome:
- the LOC131287506 gene encoding LOW QUALITY PROTEIN: retinaldehyde-binding protein 1-like (The sequence of the model RefSeq protein was modified relative to this genomic sequence to represent the inferred CDS: deleted 1 base in 1 codon) translates to MSSNESTPLNSPRKIFGKTATLDNNAMLEYEMNKNLDPKYREKAEKELGETGGELTYTKIRQLRQQLNIYNENHQRALGCRRDDSFLLRFLRAKKFDVEKAFKMMQKYYKMKEEYPEIFKVSPPSEMKFMLEMQIQTMLPKKDEHGRQIYLFRVEKCDPYKIPVDYVFRSNVLALEDAVRSPETQIGGLVVLLDMAGLGFAHARYLSPHLAKKTVEVVQEAFPLRFKAFHVLHEPFYFDAILAVLKPFLKDKIRRRIHLHGSSLSSLHKYVSKDLLPAEYGGNLDPFDNTEWRQTILDNEQYFIDLETYNHLSESCYQLGAGADGDAESIDSLQFGDTETEDSEFDEDERRVLSPKRNARSIQNIEEIFLKNGFDGLAPTVAKEGGQEKEVEELK, encoded by the exons ATGTCCAGCAACGAAAGCACACCGCTGAACAGCCCGCGGAAAATCTTCGGAAAAACCGCCACGCTCGACAACAATGCGATGCTGGAGTACGAGATGAACAAAAATCTAG ACCCCAAGTATCGCGAGAAGGCCGAGAAGGAGCTGGGCGAAACGGGTGGTGAGCTGACGTACACCAAAATCCGCCAGCTACGCCAGCAGCTGAACATCTACAACGAAAACCACCAGCGGGCGCTCGGGTGTCGGAGGGACGATTCGTTTCTGTTGCGATTTTTACGCGCC AAAAAATTTGACGTCGAGAAAGCGTTCAAAATG ATGCAAAAGTACTACAAGATGAAGGAGGAGTACCCGGAGATATTCAAAGTGTCCCCACCGTCGGAGATGAAGTTTATGCTCGAGATGCAAATACAGACGATGCTGCCCAAGAAGGATGAACATGGGCGGCAGATTTACTTGTTTCGAGTCG AAAAATGTGATCCATACAAAATTCCTGTTGACTACGTGTTTCGCAGCAATGTGTTAGCGCTGGAGGACGCCGTCCGGAGTCCGGAGACCCAAATCGGAGGGTTGGTGGTATTGCTGGATATGGCTGGACTTGGTTTTGCTCACGCCCG GTACCTGTCGCCTCATCTGGCAAAGAAAACGGTCGAGGTGGTTCAGGAAGCATTTCCGCTGCGGTTCAAAGCGTTCCACGTCCTACACGAGCCGTTCTACTTCGATGCCATTTTGGCCGTATTGAAACCATTCCTTAAGGATAAGATTCGTCGACGG ATACACCTGCACGGGAGTTCCCTCAGCTCACTGCACAAGTACGTCTCGAAGGACCTGCTGCCGGCGGAGTACGGCGGAAATCTGGACCCGTTCGACAACACCGAATGGCGCCAGACGATTCTGGACAACGAGCAGTACTTTATCGATCTGGAAACGTACAACCACTTGTCGGAGAGCTGCTACCAGCTGGGGGCGGGGGCCGACGGGGATGCGGAGAGCATCGATAGCCTACAGTTCGGCGATACGGAAACCGAGGACAGCGAGTTCGATGAGGATGAACGGCGCGTCCTCAGCCCGAAGCGGAACGCACGCTCGATACAGAACATTGAGGAGATTTTCCTCAAGAATGGCTTCGATGGGTTGGCGCCCACTGTTGCGAAGGAGGGCGGACAGGAGAAGGAGGTGGAGGAATTGAAGTAA
- the LOC131283105 gene encoding uncharacterized protein LOC131283105 produces MKLLLVAALAVCFGQLQAAPVASDTALALSSELHERFFNELNNLLKGVAQETIDSVTLAGQNTRAQVRSVLDAIKELETLYNEKVLQEIAKYDGPLGELGRKASPCFEAVGQAIKDSVAGAGESAGQCAKETLSRVRQIQQNIEEFMSLALGKVNEIVAIGTKCLSENNWIVDQMNCALENAPVAVNVAEEIVKDASELVRQTSQEVSEIASDTEQCLAVAINDSVGELNSALENVSVCLEAAAGQLEVAAIEGA; encoded by the exons ATGAAACTACTATTGGTAGCAGCACTAGCCGTTTGCTTCGGTCAG CTTCAAGCTGCACCGGTAGCGAGTGATACAGCCCTCGCGCTATCTTCGGAATTGCATGAACGATTCTTCAACGAATTGAACAACCTGCTCAAAGGCGTTGCGCAGGAAACGATCGATAGTGTCACTCTGGCGGGGCAAAACACGCGCGCCCAAGTCCGTTCGGTCCTCGATGCCATCAAAGAGCTAGAGACGCTCTATAACGAGAAGGTTCTGCAGGAAATTGCAAAATACGACGGTCCGTTGGGTGAGTTGGGGAGGAAGGCCTCACCGTGCTTTGAAGCGGTCGGACAGGCCATAAAGGACAGCGTGGCAGGGGCCGGCGAAAGTGCGGGACAGTGCGCGAAGGAAACGTTGAGCCGCGTGCGACAGATCCAGCAGAACATCGAGGAGTTCATGAGTCTGGCACTCGGCAAGGTGAACGAAATTGTTGCGATCGGAACGAAATGTCTGTCGGAAAACAACTGGATCGTAGATCAAATGAACTGTGCGCTTGAGAAC GCTCCAGTGGCGGTGAACGTTGCGGAGGAAATCGTCAAAGATGCGTCGGAACTTGTTAGACAAACGTCCCAGGAGGTGTCCGAGATCGCCTCCGATACCGAACAGTGTCTTGCCGTGGCCATAAATGACTCTGTTGGCGAGCTCAACTCCGCACTGGAAAACGTTAGCGTGTGCTTGGAAGCTGCTGCAGGACAATTGGAGGTGGCGGCGATAGAAGGAGCCTAA
- the LOC131283106 gene encoding clavesin-2-like yields MPEPEGVMHKLYMDRELPPKVAEVARVQGEDPDRTSLMIEELRDMIYEKGDCLPHRVDDDYLIKFLRARFWNVSNAYNLLVRYYAFRESSPEFYENVNPMALRSLGDDDIISISPYRDQEGRRVIFFKFGKWRPSKIPIVDLFRATMLLLEVGSLEPQSQVLGGVGIMDLEGLTLNHAWNLTPAVAQKMLSLLATSMPLRTSQIHIVNQGWVFDTAFQIFKPLLTEKMRQRLFFHGSDRASLHKFIDPEALPVRYGGTKPEYPYTYWLEHLSKNEKVVDELQQLAMPEIKAATKSAPNGKALPDDANNALPTVTLFADQPERAKKINELRSMIQNYDDCQRRCDDLFLCRFLYCSDWNVEESFGRIVKLIKLKEANPEWFFHKPIATYGELLNRNIKFALDRRDRRGRRVFVTRLGAIDFSTMAVTDLANLDDIWFELMLNELDTLDTGVTCLIDMSGYSLKGLRFLTPQNIRVGSAKADLLPLKNIEFHVVNSSVFMNAAVAILYPMLSKRIKESVHFHYSNWDSLHEHIPADILPQEYGGTGGKTFDYATINAQVMNRANEFDRLLVYGGQREIVKSSVPASIVPKGKGSKTKGKSKEGDKKKTSKVCAVEE; encoded by the exons ATGCCGGAACCGGAGGGAGTTATGCACAAGCTGTACATGGACCGGGAGTTGCCGCCGAAGGTTGCGGAGGTGGCGCGCGTGCAGGGTGAAGATCCGGACCGAACCAGTCTGATGATTGAGGAGCTGCGTGATATGATTTACG AAAAAGGTGACTGCCTCCCACACCGCGTGGATGACGATTATCTCATTAAGTTTCTACGCGCACGTTTCTGGAACGTATCGAACGCGTACAATCTGTTGGTCCGCTACTACGCCTTCCGCGAGAGCAGTCCAGAATTCTACGAGAACGTGAACCCAATGGCGCTGCGTTCGCTGGGTGATGACGACATCATCAGCATCTCACCATATCGGGACCAGGAAGGCCGGCGAGTGATATTCTTCAAGTTTGGCAAATGGCGTCCATCGAAAATCCCCATCGTAGACCTGTTCCGTGCGAcgatgttgctgctggagGTTGGCTCGCTGGAACCACAGTCACAAGTGCTCGGTGGCGTTGGCATTATGGATCTGGAGGGTCTTACGCTGAACCACGCTTGGAATCTGACGCCAGCGGTCGCGCAAAAGATGTTGTCACTGCTCGCAACCAGCATGCCGCTACGCACCAGCCAGATCCACATCGTTAACCAGGGCTGGGTGTTCGATACCGCCTTCCAGATCTTCAAACCACTGCTGACGGAGAAGATGCGTCAACGATTGTTCTTCCACGGATCCGACCGGGCCTCCCTGCATAAGTTCATCGACCCGGAAGCCCTTCCGGTACGGTACGGTGGCACTAAACCGGAGTATCCGTACACCTACTGGTTGGAGCATCTCAGCAAGAACGAAAAGGTGGTCGATGAACTGCAGCAACTGG CCATGCCGGAAATCAAAGCGGCAACGAAGAGTGCACCCAACGGGAAGGCCCTTCCGGATGATGCTAACAACGCCCTCCCGACGGTGACCCTTTTCGCGGATCAACCCGAACGTGCGAAGAAGATCAACGAGCTGCGCAGTATGATTCAAA ACTACGACGATTGCCAGCGGCGATGTGACGATCTGTTCCTGTGCCGGTTTCTCTACTGCAGCGATTGGAACGTGGAGGAATCGTTCGGGCGGATCGTGAAGCTGATTAAGCTAAAG GAAGCGAATCCGGAATGGTTTTTCCACAAACCGATCGCCACGTACGGCGAGCTGCTGAACCGGAACATCAAGTTCGCACTGGATCGTCGCGATCGGCGCGGGAGGCGCGTGTTTGTGACGCGACTGGGGGCGATCGACTTCTCCACGATGGCCGTGACCGATCTGGCGAACCTGGACGATATCTGGTTCGAGCTAATGCTGAACGAACTCGACACGCTCGATACGGGCGTCACCTGCCTGATCGACATGAGCGGCTACTCGCTGAAGGGCTTGCGCTTCCTGACGCCGCAGAACATCCGGGTCGGGTCGGCCAAGGCCGACCTGCTGCCGCTGAAGAACATCGAGTTCCACGTGGTCAACTCGTCGGTGTTTATGAATGCGGCCGTCGCCATCCTCTACCCGATGCTGAGCAAGCGCATCAAGGAGAGTGTCCACTTCCACTACTCCAACTGGGACTCGCTGCACGAGCACATCCCGGCGGACATTCTGCCCCAGGAGTACGGTGGCACCGGGGGAAAGACCTTCGACTATGCGACAATCAACGCTCAGGTGATGAATCGAGCCAATGAGTTCGATCGATTGCTTGTCTACGGAGGACAGAGGGAGATCGTCAAGTCCAGCGTTCCGGCCTCGATTGTTCCGAAGGGCAAGGGAtccaaaacgaaaggaaaaagcaaGGAAGgcgacaaaaagaaaacttcgaAAGTATGTGCAGTAGAGGAATAG